In one window of Frigoriglobus tundricola DNA:
- a CDS encoding autotransporter-associated beta strand repeat-containing protein, producing the protein MDSILSRLSIATRPNRRARRAFPQLSLTRLEDRTVPTADVWTGASSNLWSDAGNWTLGAPTAGEDLDFPSNATNKTSVYDSGLGVSSFGTIAIDGSGYDISASFAGSLTLTSGISTTYGSSISNFDIGFDPGNGAVSVGTGGTLELGGVIAGTSGLAVSGGGTLQLGGTSSNTYTGTTTVANVTTLVLDKSSATAVPGSLSISAGGTVQLAQSDQIADASSVSAGTLAILNLNNFSDTIGSLTLTGATVATGTGTLTLGGNVTTNSDSNTSVISGNLDLGGATRTFTVANNAQLDPDLSITANISGTGAGLIKAGANSQLRLSGNNTYDGTTTIAAGAIEIASDNALGASSAGTVVNSGFSLALLGGITVAEPITINGAGFGGLGAVFNGNGNNTISGAITLGANSTIGSLSGTLTFSGAISDGASSFALTKVGAGTVALTSANTYDGGTTITNGLNGGGVLAISNGSALGTGSVSISNGNELDLSNDITLSRNISFQGTGVGGNGALRSVSGNNTYSGTASVQANNTRIKVDAGQLTLSGDLTDGNNSYSAEKYGAGVLLVTGSLTSTLTLHAIEGDLRVDGSDTSVVTLYGGTVSGTGTVGVLNQAGGSPGTVNPGTGGGTIGTFTTTGGYQVGTGGTTHIDIGGTTAGTGYDQVVNTTSGSVDITGSAIDPTLVGGFVPAVGDVFTVIDKQNSGAVTGTFLNLAEGATFKSGVVTYQVSYVGGNGNDVTLTAVAVTYTWTGLGGDGNWSTAANWDTNMAPAGGEDLVFPSGAARLSNTNDLSGKSFHSITISGGGYDINGNAITLTNGISDSDASNTSEIHLNVALTATETVDVVAGGDLILSGALSGSGFGITETGGGTLEYTGFSANTYTGTTTVDAGTLIVNRASGLNAIAGDLVIGDNSTGGQLVQLQSNNQIADGSSVTVNEGASFDVGTSSETFATLALQGGATTIGSGGVLTLTSGLTTTAATGHTLATVSGAGALDLNSSGSFAITVADDPTLPVDARISTVIQNGGITKSGTGVLALSGANTYAGATAVSAGALQVESDAALGTAAGGTTVAGGASVFFTGPRNVAENFSIAGTGAGALGALYGTSGSTALTGTVTLTANSQIGAANGSALTISGDISESGGARNLSIVQGTATGLTALGGTNTYSGGTTVASGTVQITNPAALGTGTVTVGDGTATAGHLEIDLTGTNTVANTFAFNAPITTGLQVNSGTTTFTGGTTLNSDLGINESTGTSLKFAGDIGDGGQTKGVTKDGTGTLIFAAINIYTGTTFVDQGLLQLNASGVSVAGNVTVSGPGTAATVEELQGNQIADGATVNLANAGATLDLNGFDDTIASLSLTGSAVTTGAGTLTVHAAGGITTLASSQTATLSGRLAFDAANNFFTVAQGTTASGIDLSVSAVVSSFANIIKAGAGTMAFSGANTYSGGTNINAGVLAISTDTGAGTGVVNIQGTGTLDLSGGIAVANTLNVDSSGTAVRNSGGANTISGAFNLGVDATIDTAASTTLSISSVVNDSSNGYGLTKTSAGTLELDAANTYSGATTVSAGTLRVNGSIAASTGVTVASGATLGGSGTAPAVTVSSAGTLAPGNSPGVLHTGALAFVSGATYSVALDGTTVGTQYDQTAVTGTVTLAGATLSPSLGYTPAIGGTFEIISNDGADPVSGGFNGLAEGATLTLGSVTLRISYVGGDGNDVTLTRVATTATTTTVTASVANPAPGQPVTYTAVVAASSGTATGSVDFYNATTGAFLGTAGLDGNGAAQLATSALTAGPNLIRAVYSGEGNFFASSGGVTTRVVRVPLYAAGSAAGGPGVVTIYNGSGAAREQFQPFGAYAGGVKVAVGDVNGDGYSDVIVVAGPGTLNGLVGIYSGKDFSLLSTYFAFPGYQGAFNVAAGDLTGSGVADVIFSTATGGDFVFAYAGASNTFIVPVFSAFDGFTGGVTIAAGDVLGTGRDQIIVGTASRLGAAGVFNSGGQLVQLYFAPIAINGVNVAAGDVNGDGRADVILGAKDSTLVLVYDGASQQLANYFFAYPGQPGVTVATVDRDGDGKADIITGFTSDTNAFGIYSGESFTLIDVGLSPSGFFGLNVAGSGTA; encoded by the coding sequence ATGGACTCGATTCTGTCTCGTCTCAGTATCGCAACGCGCCCCAACCGGAGAGCCCGCCGGGCGTTCCCGCAGCTCTCGCTGACCCGCCTGGAAGACCGCACGGTGCCGACCGCCGATGTCTGGACCGGAGCGTCCAGTAATCTCTGGTCCGATGCCGGCAACTGGACGCTCGGCGCCCCCACCGCGGGAGAGGACCTGGACTTCCCCTCGAACGCGACGAACAAGACCTCGGTGTACGACAGCGGCCTAGGCGTCTCGAGCTTCGGCACGATCGCGATCGACGGCAGCGGGTACGACATCAGCGCGTCGTTCGCGGGTTCGCTGACCCTGACGAGCGGGATCTCGACGACCTACGGGTCGTCGATCTCGAACTTCGACATCGGCTTCGACCCGGGCAACGGGGCGGTCTCCGTCGGGACGGGCGGGACCCTCGAATTGGGGGGGGTGATCGCGGGCACCTCCGGCCTGGCGGTCTCCGGCGGGGGGACGCTCCAGCTCGGCGGGACCTCGTCGAACACCTACACGGGCACGACGACCGTCGCGAACGTGACCACGCTCGTCCTGGACAAGTCGAGCGCGACGGCGGTCCCCGGCAGCCTGTCGATCAGCGCCGGCGGGACGGTCCAGCTCGCCCAGTCGGACCAGATCGCCGATGCCTCCAGCGTGTCTGCGGGCACTCTCGCGATCCTCAACCTGAACAACTTCAGTGACACCATCGGCAGCCTGACGCTCACCGGGGCGACAGTCGCCACCGGCACCGGGACACTCACGCTGGGTGGGAACGTCACGACCAATTCCGATAGCAACACGTCCGTCATCTCCGGCAACCTGGACCTCGGCGGGGCCACCCGCACCTTCACGGTCGCCAACAACGCCCAGCTCGACCCCGACCTCTCGATCACGGCCAACATCAGCGGGACCGGCGCGGGGCTCATCAAGGCGGGAGCGAATAGCCAGCTCAGGCTCTCGGGGAACAACACCTACGACGGCACGACCACGATCGCCGCGGGAGCCATCGAGATCGCCAGCGACAACGCCCTGGGCGCGTCGTCGGCCGGGACGGTCGTCAATAGCGGGTTCTCGCTGGCCCTGCTCGGCGGCATCACGGTGGCCGAGCCGATCACGATCAACGGGGCGGGCTTCGGCGGCCTGGGGGCGGTCTTCAACGGGAACGGCAACAATACGATTTCCGGCGCGATCACGCTCGGGGCCAACAGCACCATCGGCTCGCTGAGCGGCACGCTGACGTTCAGCGGCGCGATCTCCGACGGTGCCAGCAGCTTCGCCCTGACCAAGGTCGGCGCGGGAACGGTCGCCCTGACGAGCGCGAACACCTACGACGGCGGCACGACCATCACCAACGGCCTCAACGGGGGCGGCGTCCTCGCGATCAGCAACGGCTCGGCGCTCGGCACGGGCTCGGTGTCGATCTCCAACGGGAACGAGCTCGACCTCTCCAACGACATCACGCTGAGCCGGAACATCTCGTTCCAGGGCACGGGCGTGGGCGGCAACGGCGCGCTGCGGAGCGTATCGGGGAACAACACCTACTCCGGCACCGCGAGCGTCCAGGCCAATAACACCCGGATCAAGGTGGACGCCGGCCAGCTCACCCTCAGCGGCGACCTGACCGACGGCAACAACAGCTATAGCGCCGAAAAGTACGGCGCGGGCGTGCTGCTCGTCACCGGCAGCCTCACCTCGACCCTCACGCTCCACGCCATCGAGGGCGATCTCCGGGTCGACGGCTCGGACACCAGCGTGGTCACGCTGTACGGCGGCACCGTCAGCGGCACGGGCACGGTCGGCGTCCTCAACCAGGCCGGCGGCTCGCCCGGTACGGTCAACCCGGGGACCGGCGGCGGCACCATCGGCACGTTCACCACGACCGGCGGCTACCAGGTCGGCACCGGCGGCACCACCCACATCGACATCGGCGGGACCACCGCCGGCACCGGCTACGACCAGGTCGTCAACACCACCTCCGGCAGCGTGGACATCACCGGATCGGCCATCGATCCCACGCTCGTCGGCGGATTCGTCCCGGCCGTCGGCGACGTCTTCACGGTCATCGACAAGCAGAACAGCGGGGCCGTCACCGGCACGTTCCTCAACCTGGCCGAGGGCGCCACGTTCAAGTCGGGCGTCGTGACCTACCAGGTCAGCTACGTCGGCGGCAACGGCAACGACGTGACGCTGACCGCCGTCGCCGTCACCTACACCTGGACCGGCCTGGGCGGCGACGGCAACTGGAGCACCGCCGCCAACTGGGACACCAACATGGCCCCCGCCGGCGGGGAGGACCTCGTGTTCCCCTCCGGCGCGGCGCGGCTGTCCAATACCAACGACCTGTCGGGCAAGAGCTTCCACTCGATCACGATCTCCGGCGGCGGCTACGACATCAACGGCAATGCGATCACGCTGACCAACGGGATCTCGGACAGCGACGCATCAAACACATCCGAAATCCACCTCAACGTCGCCCTGACCGCGACCGAGACGGTCGACGTCGTCGCCGGCGGCGACCTCATCCTCTCCGGGGCGCTCTCCGGCTCCGGCTTCGGCATCACCGAGACCGGCGGGGGCACGCTCGAATACACGGGCTTCAGCGCGAACACCTACACCGGTACGACGACCGTCGACGCCGGTACGCTGATCGTCAACCGGGCCAGCGGGCTCAACGCCATCGCCGGCGACCTCGTCATCGGCGACAACAGCACCGGCGGTCAGTTGGTGCAACTCCAGAGCAACAACCAGATCGCGGACGGATCGAGCGTCACCGTCAACGAGGGCGCGTCGTTCGATGTCGGCACGTCCAGCGAGACGTTCGCGACCCTGGCGCTCCAGGGGGGCGCGACCACGATCGGATCGGGCGGCGTGCTCACCCTCACCTCCGGCCTGACGACGACCGCCGCCACCGGCCACACCCTCGCGACGGTCTCGGGCGCCGGCGCGCTCGACCTGAACAGCAGCGGGAGCTTCGCGATCACCGTCGCGGACGACCCCACCCTCCCCGTCGATGCCCGCATCAGCACCGTGATCCAGAACGGCGGGATCACCAAGAGCGGGACCGGCGTGCTGGCGCTCTCGGGCGCCAACACCTACGCCGGGGCCACGGCCGTGAGTGCCGGGGCGCTCCAGGTCGAGAGCGACGCGGCCCTCGGGACGGCGGCCGGCGGCACCACGGTCGCCGGCGGCGCGTCGGTGTTCTTCACCGGCCCCCGGAACGTCGCGGAGAACTTCTCCATCGCCGGCACGGGCGCGGGCGCGCTGGGCGCCCTGTACGGCACGTCGGGCTCGACCGCCCTGACGGGGACCGTGACCCTGACCGCCAACAGCCAGATCGGCGCCGCCAACGGCTCGGCCCTGACGATCAGCGGCGACATCAGCGAGAGCGGCGGGGCCCGCAACCTGAGCATCGTCCAGGGCACCGCCACGGGCCTCACGGCCCTCGGCGGGACCAACACCTACTCGGGCGGCACGACGGTCGCCTCCGGCACCGTCCAGATCACCAACCCCGCGGCCCTCGGCACCGGGACGGTGACCGTGGGCGACGGCACGGCCACGGCGGGCCACCTGGAGATCGACCTCACCGGCACGAACACCGTCGCCAACACGTTCGCGTTCAACGCGCCCATCACCACCGGCCTCCAGGTCAATAGCGGGACCACCACGTTCACCGGCGGCACAACGCTGAACAGTGACCTGGGTATCAACGAGTCCACGGGCACCTCGCTGAAGTTCGCGGGCGACATCGGCGACGGCGGCCAGACCAAGGGGGTGACCAAGGACGGGACGGGCACCCTGATCTTCGCCGCGATCAACATCTACACCGGCACGACCTTCGTCGACCAGGGGCTCCTCCAGCTCAACGCCTCGGGCGTCTCGGTCGCGGGCAACGTCACCGTCAGCGGACCCGGCACCGCCGCCACGGTCGAGGAGCTCCAGGGGAACCAGATCGCCGACGGCGCCACGGTCAACCTGGCCAACGCCGGCGCCACGCTCGACCTCAACGGGTTCGACGACACGATCGCCTCGCTGTCGCTCACCGGCAGCGCGGTGACGACGGGCGCCGGCACGCTGACCGTCCACGCGGCTGGCGGAATCACCACCCTCGCGTCCTCGCAAACGGCGACCCTGAGCGGCCGTCTCGCCTTCGACGCCGCGAACAACTTTTTCACGGTGGCCCAGGGGACGACCGCGAGCGGGATCGACCTCTCGGTCTCGGCGGTCGTCTCCTCCTTCGCGAACATCATCAAGGCCGGTGCGGGGACGATGGCCTTTTCGGGGGCCAACACCTACAGCGGCGGCACGAACATCAACGCGGGTGTCCTGGCCATCAGCACCGACACCGGCGCGGGCACCGGCGTCGTGAACATCCAGGGGACGGGCACCCTCGACCTCTCCGGCGGGATCGCCGTCGCCAACACCCTCAACGTCGATTCGAGCGGCACCGCGGTCCGCAACTCGGGCGGGGCCAACACGATCAGCGGGGCCTTCAACCTGGGGGTCGACGCGACGATCGACACGGCCGCGTCGACCACCCTCAGCATCTCCTCGGTCGTGAACGACTCGAGCAACGGCTACGGCCTGACCAAGACCAGCGCGGGCACCCTCGAACTCGACGCCGCGAACACCTACAGTGGCGCCACCACGGTCTCCGCCGGCACGCTGCGCGTCAACGGCAGCATCGCCGCCAGCACGGGCGTGACCGTTGCCAGCGGGGCCACACTCGGCGGCAGCGGGACGGCCCCCGCCGTGACGGTCTCGAGCGCCGGCACGCTCGCCCCCGGCAACTCGCCCGGGGTACTACACACGGGCGCCCTCGCCTTCGTCAGCGGAGCGACCTACAGCGTCGCACTCGACGGCACCACCGTCGGCACCCAGTACGACCAGACCGCCGTGACCGGCACAGTGACACTGGCCGGCGCGACCCTCTCGCCGTCGCTGGGGTACACGCCGGCGATCGGGGGCACCTTCGAGATCATCAGCAACGATGGCGCGGACCCGGTCAGCGGCGGCTTCAACGGCCTGGCCGAGGGCGCGACGCTCACCCTGGGCAGCGTGACCCTGAGGATCAGCTACGTGGGCGGCGACGGCAACGACGTCACCCTCACCCGGGTCGCGACCACCGCCACCACCACGACCGTCACGGCCAGTGTCGCGAACCCGGCGCCCGGCCAACCGGTGACGTACACGGCCGTCGTCGCCGCGAGCAGCGGCACCGCGACCGGGTCGGTGGACTTCTATAACGCCACCACTGGCGCGTTCCTCGGCACCGCGGGTCTCGACGGGAACGGGGCCGCACAACTCGCGACGAGCGCGCTGACCGCGGGTCCGAACCTGATCCGGGCCGTTTACTCGGGCGAGGGGAACTTCTTCGCCAGTTCCGGCGGGGTCACGACCCGGGTCGTCCGCGTGCCCCTGTACGCGGCGGGCAGCGCGGCGGGCGGTCCCGGCGTCGTCACTATCTACAACGGGAGCGGTGCGGCTCGGGAGCAGTTCCAGCCGTTCGGGGCCTATGCGGGCGGGGTGAAGGTGGCGGTGGGCGACGTCAACGGCGACGGGTACAGCGACGTGATCGTCGTGGCCGGTCCGGGAACGCTCAACGGCCTGGTCGGGATCTACAGCGGGAAGGACTTCTCGCTGCTGAGCACGTACTTCGCGTTCCCCGGGTACCAGGGCGCGTTCAACGTCGCGGCCGGGGACCTGACCGGCAGTGGGGTCGCGGACGTGATCTTCTCCACGGCCACCGGGGGCGACTTCGTGTTCGCCTACGCCGGGGCCAGCAACACCTTCATCGTACCGGTGTTCTCGGCGTTCGACGGCTTCACGGGCGGGGTCACCATCGCGGCCGGCGACGTGCTCGGTACCGGCCGCGACCAGATCATCGTGGGCACGGCGTCGCGGCTGGGGGCGGCCGGGGTGTTCAACTCGGGCGGGCAACTGGTGCAGTTGTACTTCGCTCCGATCGCCATCAACGGCGTGAACGTGGCGGCCGGCGACGTGAACGGGGACGGTCGGGCCGATGTCATCCTCGGGGCGAAGGACTCCACGCTGGTGCTCGTGTACGACGGCGCGTCGCAGCAACTGGCGAACTATTTCTTCGCGTACCCCGGTCAGCCGGGGGTGACGGTGGCGACCGTGGACCGCGACGGCGACGGCAAGGCGGACATCATCACCGGGTTCACCAGCGACACGAACGCGTTCGGGATCTACAGCGGGGAGTCGTTCACGCTGATAGATGTCGGGCTCTCGCCGAGCGGCTTCTTCGGCCTCAACGTAGCCGGCAGCGGGACCGCATGA
- a CDS encoding serine/threonine-protein kinase: protein MPPAPTADSGTYRPYTKSAGAEPLPGYRLLSPLGRGGFGEVWKCEAPGGLHKAIKFVASQSEDGRGDERFGQELAAFEQIKAIRHPFLLTLERVEQIGGELVMVMELADRQLQDRFTECRNCGLPGIPRDELLAYFADAAEALDVISAKFNLQHLDVKPANLFLVSGHVKVGDYGLVAQLEGPDGGNRGLTPRYVAPEVLHGNPSSCSDQYSLALVYQELLTGQFPYPGRTPQQLMLQHVSSQPNLDPLPPCDQPAVAKALAKQPDARFPSCLAFVQGLMAAGADTALPAAAMTLRRARVDRSVAEMTPAPSAPGEGDYPGNASGERAHPTHPHPSTLRGSRSEPTQSSRCRRGRT from the coding sequence ATGCCACCGGCACCGACCGCGGACAGCGGCACCTATCGACCCTACACCAAATCGGCCGGCGCCGAACCGCTGCCCGGCTACCGCTTGCTTTCGCCCCTCGGGCGCGGCGGGTTCGGTGAGGTGTGGAAGTGCGAAGCGCCCGGCGGGCTCCACAAGGCCATCAAGTTCGTCGCCTCCCAGTCCGAAGACGGGCGCGGGGACGAGCGGTTCGGGCAGGAGCTCGCCGCGTTCGAACAGATCAAGGCCATCCGCCACCCGTTCCTCCTCACCCTCGAGCGCGTCGAACAGATCGGCGGCGAACTCGTGATGGTGATGGAGCTGGCCGACCGCCAGCTCCAGGACCGGTTCACCGAGTGCCGCAACTGCGGCCTGCCCGGCATCCCCCGCGACGAGCTGCTCGCGTACTTCGCCGACGCCGCGGAGGCGCTCGACGTCATCTCCGCGAAGTTCAACCTCCAGCACCTGGACGTGAAACCGGCGAACCTGTTTCTCGTGTCCGGGCACGTGAAGGTGGGCGACTACGGCCTCGTCGCCCAGCTCGAAGGGCCGGACGGCGGGAACCGCGGGCTGACGCCCCGGTACGTCGCCCCCGAGGTGCTGCACGGCAACCCCAGCAGCTGCTCCGACCAGTACAGCCTCGCGCTCGTGTACCAGGAACTGCTCACCGGCCAGTTCCCGTACCCCGGCCGCACCCCGCAACAGTTGATGTTGCAGCACGTGTCGTCGCAGCCGAACCTGGACCCGCTGCCGCCGTGCGATCAGCCGGCGGTGGCGAAGGCGCTGGCGAAGCAGCCGGACGCCCGGTTCCCGTCGTGCCTGGCCTTCGTTCAGGGGCTGATGGCGGCGGGGGCCGACACCGCCCTGCCGGCCGCCGCGATGACCCTGCGGCGCGCGCGGGTGGACCGGTCCGTTGCCGAGATGACCCCGGCGCCGTCGGCACCGGGCGAGGGCGACTACCCGGGCAACGCCTCCGGCGAGCGCGCGCACCCGACGCACCCCCACCCGAGTACGCTGCGGGGCTCCCGGTCCGAACCGACCCAGAGCTCACGCTGCCGGCGCGGCCGCACCTGA
- a CDS encoding PilZ domain-containing protein has product MPQNQPPQPAARPPSPLDEPEAGLVVLDAIRSVLPVATLIGMEGGTALLGPQAFSSAVVEAAANGGHVPELPGDIGRLADGSWVCQFPTTVPLSVVPIKLAVLHELWGVSVEQPDPAHLVLRRTVGGGGFFGGKKFGFEVSVLLPAPGKPVGEVTVLGRVFGTPDPKFARDALDVLPKLLADVSRQLCNVQDRRRHPRIACGLEVTLYPVHNDGGVDPAVTARCRDVSLGGVAFITPAQIQAKYAYVTFPGVAAAGGHAILTRLVRVNPLGMERHYGVQYRTDL; this is encoded by the coding sequence GTGCCCCAGAACCAACCGCCGCAGCCCGCGGCGCGGCCCCCGTCCCCCCTCGACGAGCCCGAGGCCGGGCTGGTGGTGCTGGACGCGATCCGGTCCGTCCTGCCGGTCGCCACGCTCATCGGCATGGAGGGCGGCACGGCCCTGCTCGGCCCGCAGGCGTTCAGCTCCGCGGTTGTGGAGGCGGCGGCCAACGGCGGGCACGTGCCCGAGTTGCCCGGCGACATCGGCCGGCTCGCCGACGGGAGCTGGGTGTGCCAGTTCCCGACCACGGTCCCGCTGTCCGTGGTGCCGATCAAACTGGCCGTGCTCCACGAACTGTGGGGCGTGTCGGTCGAGCAACCGGACCCGGCGCACCTGGTGCTCCGGCGGACCGTCGGCGGGGGCGGGTTCTTCGGCGGGAAGAAGTTCGGGTTCGAGGTGAGCGTCCTGCTGCCGGCGCCCGGGAAACCGGTGGGCGAGGTGACCGTCCTGGGGCGGGTGTTCGGGACCCCGGACCCGAAGTTCGCCCGCGACGCGCTCGACGTGCTGCCCAAGCTCCTGGCCGACGTCAGCCGCCAGTTGTGTAACGTCCAGGACCGGCGCCGGCACCCGCGGATCGCGTGCGGGCTGGAAGTCACCCTCTACCCGGTCCACAACGACGGCGGGGTCGACCCGGCCGTGACGGCCCGCTGCCGCGACGTGTCGCTCGGTGGGGTCGCGTTCATCACCCCCGCACAGATCCAGGCGAAGTACGCTTACGTCACGTTCCCCGGCGTCGCGGCCGCCGGCGGGCACGCCATCTTGACCCGACTGGTCCGCGTGAACCCCCTCGGCATGGAGCGGCACTACGGCGTCCAGTACCGCACCGACCTGTGA